The following nucleotide sequence is from Echeneis naucrates chromosome 17, fEcheNa1.1, whole genome shotgun sequence.
TCATCAAAGTGGAGGAGGATGACGACGAGTCCTGGTCCCAGTCTGAGCAGGACAGTGAGTACAGGGCCAACTTACTGAACATGGCTGAAGAGCCGGCACACCTGCTGCCACACTGGGTCTGAGGATAATTAGCTGTGGCTCAGCATTCTGGATCATCTCTCTTTGTGGTTTGTAAAGTCTGATTTTCTACTTTTCTGCCTCTCCAGAGAGTTTTTGTGACGTCGTTGAAGGACAGGCGATGGAGACAGAAGCTCCGCCCCCACTGACCAAACAGGAAACGGCAGACGAAGGTGGCGATTCCTCCTGTTCCTGGACAGGCGGGGAGGTCAGTTTCATCTCCACGTCCGCCCAGAAAACCCTGAGGTCAGACACCAGCACTTATGAATGTCTCATGTATGAGCCGCAGGTCCAGCACACTACCCAGAATCCTCTGGGAGAAGATCCAGGCTGCTCATACGTGTTGAACACCAGCGTGTTGAGCGTTTCGGCCGATtcgggcagcagcagcttccctTTCGGCGTCGGCGAGGTGAGCTTGTCTGCAGCGGAGCAGCCGCCGTCTGCAGCGTTCAATGACAGCCCACAGAGGACGCCACCAGCTCCAGACCAACCTCAGCACCCTGAGAAAAAAGAGGCGACTGGGAGACTGGACGCTCTGATCCGGAGGGACGGCTGGAGTCGTCAGGGGAGCAGGAGGTCGATTGTGTGTAACCACTGTGGTAAAACTCTGGCCTGTGTGAAGAACCTGAAGACGCACATGAGGGTCCACACGGGCGAGAAGCCGTTCGTCTGTGTGCTCTGCGGCAAACGCTTCGCCGACTCCAGCAACCTGAAACGCCACCAGAGTGTCCACACGGGGGAGAAACGCTACGGCTGTGTGCACTGCGGCAAACGCTTCGCCCAGTCCGGATCCCTGAAGGTCCACATGACGGTCCACACAGACTGCAAACAGTTCAAGTGCTCCTACTGCGGAAAGACCTTTATATCAGGCAG
It contains:
- the LOC115057301 gene encoding zinc finger and BTB domain-containing protein 17-like isoform X2, coding for MSPAAAIHAQLASIMEVLANTAVAEICELVDSGYSVLQMEISRSRKENELLRRKLRLMELRTARSTAPLHAASRARAQLPHHQANEQRRRSHTPEGEVVLSRVAPQEPQQTPADSVQETRQVPGDGHNMAAAIIKVEEDDDESWSQSEQDKSFCDVVEGQAMETEAPPPLTKQETADEGGDSSCSWTGGEVQHTTQNPLGEDPGCSYVLNTSVLSVSADSGSSSFPFGVGEVSLSAAEQPPSAAFNDSPQRTPPAPDQPQHPEKKEATGRLDALIRRDGWSRQGSRRSIVCNHCGKTLACVKNLKTHMRVHTGEKPFVCVLCGKRFADSSNLKRHQSVHTGEKRYGCVHCGKRFAQSGSLKVHMTVHTDCKQFKCSYCGKTFISGSHLRRHITVHAGEKRFSPTLQ
- the LOC115057301 gene encoding zinc finger and BTB domain-containing protein 17-like isoform X1; translated protein: MSPAAAIHAQLASIMEVLANTAVAEICELVDSGYSVLQMEISRSRKENELLRRKLRLMELRTARSTAPLHAASRARAQLPHHQANEQRRRSHTPEGEVVLSRVAPQEPQQTPADSVQETRQVPGDGHNMAAAIIKVEEDDDESWSQSEQDKSFCDVVEGQAMETEAPPPLTKQETADEGGDSSCSWTGGEVSFISTSAQKTLRSDTSTYECLMYEPQVQHTTQNPLGEDPGCSYVLNTSVLSVSADSGSSSFPFGVGEVSLSAAEQPPSAAFNDSPQRTPPAPDQPQHPEKKEATGRLDALIRRDGWSRQGSRRSIVCNHCGKTLACVKNLKTHMRVHTGEKPFVCVLCGKRFADSSNLKRHQSVHTGEKRYGCVHCGKRFAQSGSLKVHMTVHTDCKQFKCSYCGKTFISGSHLRRHITVHAGEKRFSPTLQ